The Rhizobium etli 8C-3 genome has a segment encoding these proteins:
- the adh gene encoding aldehyde dehydrogenase, translating to MLHQKIVESPFKLKYGNFIGGEWREPIESRYFDNITPVTGGKLCEIARSDEKDVNAALDAAHAAKDKWARTSPAERSNILMKLAQRMEDKLELLAQAETWDNGKPIRETMAADIPLAIDHFRYFAACIRAQEGSIGEIDHDTVAYHFHEPLGVVGQIIPWNFPILMAAWKLAPALAAGNSVVLKPAEQTPASILVWAELVGDLLPPGVLNIVNGFGLEAGKPLATSPRIAKIAFTGETSTGRLIMQYASQNLIPVTLELGGKSPNIFFADVMAEDDEFLDKALEGFAMFALNQGEVCTCPSRALIEESIYDRFMEKAVKRVEAIRQGNPLDSATMIGAQASNEQLEKILAYLDIGKQEGAEVLAGGMRNDLGGELANGYYVKPTIFKGHNKMRIFQEEIFGPVVSVTTFKNEKEALEIANDTLYGLGAGVWTRDGNRAYRFGREIQAGRVWTNCYHAYPAHAAFGGYKQSGIGRETHKMMLDHYQQTKNMLVSYSPQALGFF from the coding sequence ATGCTGCATCAGAAGATCGTCGAATCGCCGTTCAAGTTGAAATACGGCAACTTCATCGGGGGCGAGTGGCGCGAGCCGATTGAAAGCAGATATTTCGACAACATCACGCCGGTCACAGGCGGCAAGCTTTGCGAAATTGCACGTTCCGACGAAAAGGACGTCAACGCGGCGCTCGATGCGGCCCATGCCGCCAAGGACAAATGGGCGAGAACTTCGCCTGCCGAGCGCTCCAATATCCTGATGAAGCTTGCCCAGCGCATGGAAGACAAGCTGGAATTGCTCGCCCAGGCCGAGACGTGGGACAACGGCAAGCCGATCCGCGAGACGATGGCGGCCGACATTCCACTTGCCATCGACCACTTCCGTTATTTTGCTGCCTGCATACGTGCACAGGAAGGCTCTATCGGCGAAATCGACCACGATACTGTCGCCTATCATTTCCACGAGCCGCTTGGCGTCGTCGGCCAGATCATTCCTTGGAACTTCCCGATCCTGATGGCAGCCTGGAAGCTTGCTCCGGCCCTTGCGGCCGGCAACTCCGTCGTTCTCAAGCCGGCTGAACAGACACCGGCTTCGATTCTCGTGTGGGCCGAACTCGTCGGCGATCTGCTGCCGCCCGGCGTCCTCAATATCGTCAACGGTTTCGGCCTGGAAGCCGGCAAGCCGCTTGCGACCAGCCCGCGCATCGCCAAGATCGCCTTCACGGGCGAGACCTCGACCGGCCGACTGATCATGCAATATGCCAGCCAGAACCTTATTCCGGTTACCCTCGAACTCGGCGGCAAGTCGCCAAATATATTCTTTGCCGACGTCATGGCCGAAGACGACGAATTCCTTGACAAGGCGCTGGAAGGCTTTGCGATGTTTGCGCTCAATCAGGGGGAAGTCTGCACCTGCCCCAGCCGCGCCCTGATTGAGGAATCGATCTATGACCGCTTCATGGAGAAGGCCGTCAAGCGCGTCGAAGCCATTCGGCAGGGCAACCCGCTCGACAGCGCGACGATGATCGGCGCGCAGGCATCCAACGAACAGTTGGAGAAGATCCTCGCCTATCTCGACATCGGCAAGCAGGAGGGCGCCGAAGTGCTGGCCGGGGGTATGCGTAACGATCTCGGCGGCGAACTTGCCAACGGCTATTACGTCAAGCCGACGATCTTCAAGGGGCACAACAAGATGCGCATCTTCCAGGAAGAGATCTTTGGCCCGGTGGTATCGGTCACGACGTTCAAGAACGAGAAGGAAGCGCTGGAGATCGCCAACGACACGCTTTATGGCCTGGGAGCAGGCGTCTGGACGCGTGACGGAAACCGCGCCTATCGCTTCGGCCGCGAGATTCAGGCGGGCCGCGTGTGGACGAATTGCTACCACGCCTATCCGGCGCATGCAGCCTTCGGCGGCTACAAGCAGTCCGGTATCGGCCGCGAAACGCATAAGATGATGCTGGATCATTACCAGCAGACCAAGAATATGCTCGTGAGCTACAGTCCGCAGGCGCTCGGCTTCTTTTGA
- a CDS encoding DUF779 domain-containing protein: METTVTGEPRVLATDAALVLIDEIRRDNPDILFHQSGGCCDGSSPMCYPSNEFRVGETDVKVGEIAGVSFYISASQFEAWKHTQLIIDVVSGRGGMFSLDNGREKRFLTRSRLFGGETCAIGMPSAPDVPVV; the protein is encoded by the coding sequence ATGGAAACGACCGTTACCGGTGAACCGCGCGTGCTTGCAACGGATGCGGCGCTTGTTCTCATCGACGAGATCCGCCGCGACAATCCCGATATCCTGTTTCACCAGTCCGGCGGCTGCTGCGATGGGTCGTCACCCATGTGCTACCCGTCAAATGAATTCCGCGTCGGCGAGACAGACGTGAAAGTCGGCGAGATCGCCGGCGTGTCTTTCTATATCAGCGCCAGCCAGTTCGAGGCCTGGAAACATACGCAACTGATCATCGATGTCGTGTCCGGCCGCGGCGGCATGTTTTCGCTGGACAACGGGCGCGAGAAGCGTTTCCTCACCCGTTCGCGCCTTTTCGGCGGCGAGACCTGCGCCATCGGGATGCCAAGCGCTCCCGACGTCCCCGTCGTTTGA
- a CDS encoding VOC family protein, which translates to MSGISVRYIVDDVDAAVAFYQKHLGFSVSFRPAQGFAILEKDGFRLLVSAMTGPGGAPQAMPDGRRPEPGGWNRIQIEVADIEAQVTALRQAGARFRNEIVQGMGGKQILLEDPAGNPIELFEAPKK; encoded by the coding sequence ATGTCAGGCATCAGTGTGCGTTACATCGTTGACGACGTCGACGCAGCAGTCGCTTTCTACCAAAAGCATCTCGGCTTCTCTGTCTCGTTTCGTCCTGCGCAAGGCTTCGCCATTCTCGAAAAGGATGGTTTTCGCCTTCTCGTCAGCGCAATGACCGGACCAGGCGGAGCGCCACAGGCGATGCCGGATGGGCGCAGGCCCGAGCCCGGCGGCTGGAATCGCATCCAGATCGAAGTTGCAGATATAGAGGCGCAGGTCACAGCACTGCGTCAAGCCGGCGCACGGTTTCGGAATGAAATCGTGCAAGGAATGGGCGGCAAGCAGATCCTTCTCGAGGATCCCGCGGGAAATCCGATCGAACTGTTCGAAGCGCCGAAGAAATGA
- the chrA gene encoding chromate efflux transporter, producing MKSSQTAPAEFEVERPRGNPAEVFRVFLKLGFTSFGGPIAHLGYFRHELVVRRRWIDEAGYADLVALCQFLPGPASSQVGFALGILRGNGLAGGFAAWFAFTMPSAFILLVFALGAEAFSGPVAGGFLHGLKLVAVAVVSQAISGMAKVLTPDRERAGIALSAVAVTVFIGGTFGQTGAIAFGSVAGLWLCRADVPVLAGRLSFPVSRRCGVIALVCFAVLFLAPPIVAGVTGHEAVALFDAFYRSGSLVFGGGHVVLPLLQAEVVAPGWVTKEAFLAGYGLAQAVPGPLFTFAAYLGAVMGPTPNGLAGAVIALVAVFLPGLLLVYGMLPFWDAFRLRPAAQAAMRGANAAVVGILGAALYSPVWTNAVLSPVDFALALAGFLLLVVWKMPPWIVVLLLAASGALLQLV from the coding sequence GTGAAATCCTCCCAGACAGCACCGGCTGAGTTCGAAGTCGAACGCCCCCGTGGCAATCCGGCTGAAGTCTTTCGCGTCTTCCTGAAGCTCGGGTTCACCTCCTTCGGCGGACCGATCGCGCATCTCGGCTATTTCCGGCACGAGTTGGTGGTGCGGCGCAGATGGATCGACGAGGCCGGCTATGCCGATCTCGTGGCGCTTTGCCAATTTCTGCCGGGACCGGCGTCGAGCCAGGTCGGCTTTGCGCTCGGTATCTTGCGCGGCAACGGCTTGGCCGGCGGGTTCGCAGCCTGGTTCGCTTTCACCATGCCATCGGCTTTCATCCTCCTTGTTTTTGCGCTCGGTGCCGAGGCTTTCAGCGGACCCGTAGCAGGAGGCTTTCTGCACGGCCTGAAGCTGGTCGCCGTTGCCGTTGTGTCGCAGGCGATCTCGGGTATGGCGAAGGTTCTAACCCCTGACCGCGAGCGGGCCGGTATTGCGCTGTCCGCAGTTGCCGTCACTGTCTTCATCGGCGGAACGTTCGGCCAGACCGGGGCGATCGCATTTGGTTCTGTTGCTGGGCTCTGGCTTTGCCGCGCCGACGTCCCTGTTCTGGCCGGACGTCTCAGCTTCCCGGTCTCGCGCCGATGTGGAGTGATCGCACTCGTCTGCTTCGCGGTCTTGTTCTTGGCTCCGCCGATTGTGGCAGGCGTCACCGGCCATGAGGCTGTCGCGCTGTTCGATGCCTTCTATCGCTCGGGGTCTCTGGTGTTCGGTGGCGGACATGTCGTGCTGCCCTTGCTTCAGGCGGAAGTGGTGGCGCCCGGTTGGGTCACCAAGGAGGCCTTTCTCGCCGGCTATGGCTTGGCGCAGGCAGTTCCCGGACCGCTCTTTACCTTCGCCGCCTATCTCGGCGCGGTCATGGGGCCTACACCCAACGGGCTCGCCGGGGCGGTCATCGCACTTGTCGCCGTCTTTCTGCCGGGCTTGCTGCTGGTCTACGGTATGCTGCCGTTCTGGGACGCGTTCCGGTTGCGACCCGCCGCACAGGCCGCCATGCGTGGCGCGAATGCCGCTGTCGTCGGAATCCTTGGTGCCGCCCTCTACAGCCCGGTCTGGACGAACGCTGTACTCTCGCCCGTGGATTTTGCACTGGCGCTCGCAGGGTTCCTCTTGCTTGTCGTGTGGAAGATGCCGCCGTGGATTGTCGTCTTGTTGCTGGCAGCAAGCGGTGCGCTCCTTCAGCTCGTCTAA
- a CDS encoding PadR family transcriptional regulator, with translation MEYQDLLSGFVRLHVLYHAAKGDLHGLWMIEELARHGYKVSAGTLYPMLHSLEKKGYLASRIERIGRTRRRTYNATPYGLVALERAKEKAKELFREILPDSTG, from the coding sequence ATGGAATATCAGGATCTTCTCTCCGGTTTTGTCCGGCTCCACGTCCTCTATCACGCCGCCAAGGGCGATCTGCACGGCCTATGGATGATCGAGGAACTGGCCAGGCACGGCTATAAAGTCAGCGCCGGAACGCTCTACCCCATGCTGCACTCCCTGGAGAAGAAAGGTTATCTGGCCTCACGTATCGAACGCATAGGCCGCACGCGCCGGCGGACCTACAACGCTACGCCCTACGGCCTTGTCGCTCTCGAAAGGGCCAAGGAAAAAGCCAAGGAGCTCTTTCGTGAAATCCTCCCAGACAGCACCGGCTGA
- a CDS encoding GcvT family protein, with translation MAEFPQKAKVVIIGLGGIVGASIAHHLIERGWDDIVGIDKSGIPTDIGSTAHASDFCYTTSHDYLSVWTTQYSIDFYEKMGHYARIGGLEVARTGDDTWMEEIKRKLTSAKAFGTRAYYVSPAEIKEKFPLIEESMVQGGLFDPDAGLVIPRSQTVAGKLVDAGEKAGKLKVFGNTPAKSLIVENGRIKGVVTHRGTIMADHVVVCAGIWGRLIAEMVGEDLPVMPVDHPLTFFGPYNEFEGTGKEIGFPLLRDQGNSAYMRDTGDPKTTEGGQIEWGYYETTNPRLCHPRDILEKHEARLSPSQRDLEMEQILEPLERAMELTPILGELGYNEGHSFNGLLQVSAAGGPSCGESQKVRGLWYCVAIWVKDGPGYGKLIADWMTDGRTEIDHASIDYARFYPHQLEENFIESRTFEAAQKIYFPAIHPREPYATGRNVKRSPFYEREVELGGYFMELGGWERAHGYKANEHLLEKYGERVPVRENEWDNRHFWRVSNAEHLAMSEDCGIVNLSHFYMFDVEGPDHVALMEWICAAKIGGDANIGKGIYTHFLDDEGMVRADLTVIRMADRCRVIDGADAGPRDFHYVKRIAEDKGFNVTVTDVAEKYVTIGIWGPNARATLKKVVADPAGLDPDNFAFAAIKPIEIAGKSVTAFRISYVGEQGWELHMKYEDGLSVWDALRSTGVMAFGVETYANSRRMEKSLRLQNADLLTQYNLIESDLARPKVKEAEFRGKSKHLEYKAREHQPAMLCTLVMTDNVDRSGVARYPVGSLPVMDPATGETLVDELGRRSYTTSIAYGPTIGKNIALAFLPWSYCQVGRGLNVDYFGEIYPVEVVAVGYKPLYDPENSKPRS, from the coding sequence ATGGCAGAATTTCCACAGAAAGCGAAAGTCGTAATTATTGGGTTGGGCGGCATTGTCGGCGCGTCGATTGCGCATCACCTGATCGAACGTGGCTGGGACGATATCGTCGGCATCGACAAGTCGGGAATCCCTACCGACATCGGTTCAACGGCGCACGCCTCCGACTTCTGCTACACGACCAGCCATGACTATCTCTCGGTCTGGACGACGCAATACTCCATCGATTTCTACGAAAAAATGGGCCATTACGCCCGCATCGGCGGCCTGGAGGTTGCACGCACCGGCGACGACACATGGATGGAGGAGATTAAGCGCAAGCTGACCTCGGCTAAGGCCTTCGGCACCCGAGCATATTACGTCAGCCCGGCCGAGATTAAGGAAAAATTCCCGCTGATCGAGGAGAGCATGGTCCAGGGAGGCCTGTTCGATCCTGATGCCGGCCTCGTCATTCCACGCTCGCAGACCGTCGCGGGCAAGTTGGTCGATGCTGGCGAAAAGGCCGGCAAGCTCAAGGTTTTCGGCAATACGCCCGCCAAATCACTGATCGTCGAGAATGGCCGCATCAAGGGCGTCGTCACCCATCGCGGCACGATCATGGCCGATCATGTCGTCGTCTGTGCCGGCATCTGGGGTCGCCTGATCGCCGAAATGGTCGGCGAAGACCTTCCGGTCATGCCGGTCGACCATCCGCTGACATTCTTCGGCCCCTACAACGAGTTCGAAGGCACGGGCAAGGAAATCGGCTTTCCGCTTTTGCGCGACCAGGGCAATTCCGCCTACATGCGCGATACCGGCGACCCGAAGACCACCGAAGGCGGCCAGATCGAATGGGGCTATTACGAAACGACCAATCCTCGCCTTTGCCATCCGCGCGACATACTGGAGAAGCATGAAGCTCGCCTCTCGCCCTCGCAACGCGACCTCGAAATGGAGCAGATCCTCGAGCCGCTGGAGCGCGCCATGGAGCTCACCCCGATCCTCGGCGAACTGGGCTACAACGAAGGCCATTCCTTCAACGGCCTCTTGCAGGTCTCTGCAGCTGGCGGCCCGTCCTGCGGCGAAAGCCAGAAGGTTCGCGGCCTCTGGTACTGCGTCGCCATCTGGGTCAAGGACGGGCCAGGCTACGGCAAGCTGATCGCCGACTGGATGACGGACGGCCGCACAGAGATCGACCATGCCAGTATCGACTATGCGCGCTTCTACCCGCACCAGCTCGAGGAAAACTTCATCGAGAGCCGTACGTTCGAGGCTGCCCAGAAGATCTACTTTCCCGCCATACATCCGCGCGAGCCCTATGCCACCGGACGCAACGTCAAGCGCTCGCCCTTCTACGAGCGCGAGGTGGAGCTCGGCGGATACTTCATGGAACTCGGAGGCTGGGAACGCGCGCACGGCTACAAGGCCAACGAGCATCTGCTTGAAAAATATGGCGAGCGCGTTCCGGTTCGCGAGAACGAGTGGGACAACCGGCACTTCTGGCGCGTATCGAATGCTGAACATCTCGCCATGAGCGAGGATTGTGGAATCGTCAACCTCAGCCACTTCTACATGTTCGACGTCGAAGGCCCGGACCATGTGGCGCTGATGGAATGGATCTGCGCGGCCAAGATCGGCGGTGATGCCAACATCGGAAAGGGAATCTACACGCATTTCCTAGACGACGAGGGCATGGTCCGTGCCGACTTGACCGTGATCCGCATGGCCGACCGCTGCCGTGTCATCGACGGCGCCGATGCCGGCCCGCGCGATTTCCATTACGTGAAGCGGATCGCAGAAGACAAGGGCTTCAACGTGACCGTCACTGATGTGGCAGAGAAGTACGTCACCATCGGCATCTGGGGTCCCAATGCGCGTGCAACCCTGAAAAAGGTCGTCGCCGATCCGGCCGGCCTTGATCCCGACAACTTCGCCTTCGCGGCGATAAAGCCGATCGAGATTGCCGGCAAGTCCGTCACTGCCTTCCGCATTTCCTATGTCGGCGAGCAGGGCTGGGAACTGCACATGAAATACGAAGACGGCCTTTCTGTCTGGGATGCGCTGCGCTCCACCGGCGTCATGGCCTTCGGCGTGGAAACCTATGCCAATTCCCGCCGCATGGAAAAGAGCCTGCGCCTGCAGAACGCCGATTTGCTTACGCAGTACAATCTGATCGAATCCGACCTCGCCCGTCCGAAGGTCAAGGAAGCCGAGTTCCGCGGCAAATCCAAGCATCTGGAATACAAGGCTCGCGAGCACCAGCCGGCCATGCTCTGCACGCTGGTGATGACAGACAATGTCGACAGGAGCGGAGTTGCCCGCTACCCGGTAGGCTCATTGCCGGTCATGGATCCGGCCACGGGCGAAACGCTGGTCGACGAACTCGGCCGCCGCTCCTATACGACGTCGATTGCCTATGGCCCGACCATCGGCAAGAATATCGCGCTGGCATTTCTGCCCTGGTCCTATTGCCAGGTGGGCCGCGGGCTAAACGTCGATTACTTCGGCGAGATCTATCCCGTCGAAGTCGTCGCCGTTGGCTACAAGCCGCTTTACGACCCCGAAAATTCGAAGCCCCGGAGCTGA
- a CDS encoding CerR family C-terminal domain-containing protein: protein MNENPDKKVEASRSEVTRERLLAAALDVFGRYGFDGASTRKLADAAGVNLQAIPYYFGSKEGLYVATADHLAGIVAGHVAGIRHRVGRHLAQIDATNTPLNASQARLFLTEIVETMIVLFVSKESEAWARFIIREQLEPTAAFERVYAGIMGPVINMARRLIGTILKEDPASENMRLRTLSFVGSLLVFRMANAAVLAQMEWNSIGEEQIATLRAHARSLVALLEPAKGETE from the coding sequence ATGAACGAAAATCCTGACAAAAAAGTCGAGGCATCCCGAAGCGAGGTTACCCGCGAGAGACTGCTTGCGGCGGCGCTTGACGTATTTGGCCGATACGGCTTTGACGGAGCCAGTACGCGCAAGCTTGCCGACGCGGCAGGCGTCAACCTGCAAGCCATCCCCTATTACTTCGGCAGCAAGGAGGGGCTCTACGTCGCAACGGCCGATCACCTGGCGGGAATTGTCGCCGGACATGTCGCCGGCATCCGCCATCGCGTCGGCCGCCATCTTGCGCAAATCGATGCGACGAACACGCCTTTGAATGCTTCGCAGGCACGGCTCTTTCTGACGGAGATCGTGGAAACGATGATCGTTCTTTTCGTCAGCAAGGAATCGGAGGCCTGGGCCCGCTTCATCATCCGCGAGCAGCTGGAGCCGACGGCGGCTTTCGAAAGGGTCTATGCTGGCATCATGGGACCGGTGATCAACATGGCACGGCGGCTCATCGGGACGATTTTGAAAGAAGACCCCGCCTCCGAGAACATGCGTCTGCGCACTCTCTCCTTCGTCGGCAGCCTTCTGGTTTTCCGGATGGCGAACGCTGCAGTGCTCGCGCAGATGGAATGGAATTCCATCGGCGAGGAGCAGATCGCAACGCTGCGGGCCCACGCGCGCAGTCTTGTCGCGCTGCTCGAACCTGCGAAAGGAGAAACAGAATGA
- the hlyD gene encoding secretion protein HlyD — translation MNKLVPAAILLASAAAAGWWFDAPSRLGWGPQDPGEFTLYGNVDIRQVSLAFRVSGRLEEARVDEGDTVKRGAILARLDNEPYDYAVRSAQANVAALRATLDKLKAGPRPAEIAQASASYNESLADLKNANLAYDRARQLRPQGTVSQAGLDQATAARAMAAARAESANQALVLLREGSRAEDIAAAAAQLKAAEATLATAQTSLDDTELRAPNDGIILSRIKEPGAIVSSADAVYVLSLTEPVWVRSYVAEAELGRIYPGMKVKVTSDTKPDQAYEGRIGFISPVAEFTPKSVETPELRTDLVYRLRVVIERPGLDLRQGMPVTLRLPSLQAATR, via the coding sequence ATGAACAAGCTCGTTCCGGCTGCGATCCTTCTCGCCAGCGCAGCCGCAGCCGGCTGGTGGTTCGACGCGCCGTCGAGGCTCGGCTGGGGCCCGCAAGATCCAGGGGAGTTCACCCTCTATGGAAATGTCGATATCCGCCAGGTCTCGCTCGCTTTCCGGGTGAGCGGCCGGCTCGAAGAGGCACGCGTCGACGAGGGCGATACTGTCAAGCGCGGTGCTATTCTGGCGCGGCTGGACAACGAACCTTACGACTATGCGGTCCGTTCGGCGCAGGCAAACGTCGCCGCGCTGCGTGCCACACTCGACAAGCTCAAGGCCGGTCCACGGCCCGCTGAGATCGCGCAGGCAAGCGCATCTTACAACGAAAGCCTTGCTGACCTGAAAAACGCCAATCTCGCTTACGACCGCGCCCGGCAGCTGCGGCCGCAGGGTACGGTTTCTCAAGCGGGTCTCGATCAGGCAACGGCCGCAAGGGCAATGGCTGCGGCACGTGCGGAATCGGCAAATCAGGCGCTTGTTTTGTTGAGGGAAGGCAGCCGCGCCGAAGACATCGCAGCCGCGGCGGCACAGTTGAAAGCGGCCGAAGCCACTCTAGCAACGGCGCAGACATCGCTTGACGATACGGAGCTTCGGGCACCCAACGACGGCATCATCTTGTCGCGGATCAAGGAGCCCGGGGCGATCGTATCGTCCGCCGATGCAGTCTATGTGCTATCGCTGACCGAGCCTGTATGGGTCCGCAGTTATGTTGCAGAAGCAGAACTCGGACGGATTTATCCGGGTATGAAGGTCAAGGTCACGTCCGACACCAAACCGGATCAGGCCTATGAAGGCAGGATCGGCTTCATTTCACCGGTTGCGGAGTTCACGCCGAAATCCGTCGAGACGCCGGAACTTCGAACCGACCTCGTCTATCGTCTGCGCGTCGTCATCGAAAGGCCCGGGCTGGATCTTCGCCAGGGCATGCCGGTGACGCTGCGCCTTCCATCGTTGCAGGCAGCGACAAGATGA
- a CDS encoding ATP-binding cassette domain-containing protein, producing MSAPESPRDTAELVHLKDVTKRFGEAKPALDAISASIRGGEITGLVGPDGAGKTTLIRLMTGLMLPEEGTVKVLGFEPPDGSAAIQASIGYMPQRFGLYEDLSVQENLELYAELRGLPKRQRAATFDELLTFTDLKRFTGRLAGKLSGGMKQKLGLACALLKKPRLLLLDEPGVGVDPISRRDLWKMVENLTAEGIGVVWSTAYLDEAEACDRVLLMNEGKLLFSGKPKDLTDQVKGRVFRLTGVSGRRRQLLAKLLDEDGVIDGVIQGEAIRLVTATGHDGLFAAAGVAKVSPTEPRFEDAFVDMLGGGPGGRSRLAEAQKPVTGKDDSPVIVAKGLTKRFGDFTAADDITFDIPRGQIFGLLGPNGAGKSTTFKMLCGLLRPTSGEGKVAGFDLRRDAAEARNRLGYMAQKFSLYGDLSVAQNLDFFAGVYGLSGPRKRERTQLMTSIFDLQSRLAMSAKDLPLGLKQRLALACAVMHEPEALFLDEPTSGVDPITRREFWTHINGLVEMGVTVLVTTHFMDEAEYCDRISLIYRGRSIALGTPDELKARCSNADNPDPTMEDAFIALVQAWQERIAA from the coding sequence ATGAGTGCGCCAGAAAGTCCTCGCGATACCGCCGAACTCGTTCACCTGAAGGACGTTACCAAGCGGTTCGGCGAGGCAAAGCCGGCGCTCGATGCAATTTCGGCCTCGATCCGCGGCGGCGAGATCACCGGGCTCGTGGGACCCGACGGAGCAGGCAAGACCACGCTTATCCGCCTGATGACCGGTCTCATGCTGCCGGAAGAAGGTACGGTCAAGGTGCTGGGCTTCGAACCGCCTGACGGATCGGCTGCCATCCAAGCTTCGATCGGCTACATGCCGCAGCGCTTCGGGCTTTATGAGGATCTGTCGGTCCAGGAGAATCTTGAACTCTACGCCGAGCTTCGCGGGTTGCCAAAACGCCAACGAGCGGCGACCTTCGATGAACTTCTGACCTTCACGGATCTGAAACGCTTCACCGGCCGTCTCGCCGGAAAGCTTTCGGGCGGCATGAAGCAGAAGCTGGGCCTTGCTTGCGCGCTTTTGAAGAAACCCCGCCTTTTGCTCCTTGATGAGCCCGGCGTGGGCGTCGATCCGATTTCCAGGCGCGACCTTTGGAAGATGGTCGAGAATTTGACAGCAGAAGGCATCGGTGTCGTCTGGTCGACGGCCTACCTCGACGAGGCCGAGGCCTGCGATCGCGTCCTGCTGATGAATGAGGGCAAGCTGCTTTTCTCCGGTAAACCGAAGGATCTGACGGACCAGGTCAAAGGCCGTGTCTTTCGGTTGACCGGTGTTTCTGGTCGGCGCCGTCAGCTGCTTGCGAAGCTTCTCGACGAGGACGGCGTTATCGACGGTGTTATCCAGGGCGAAGCGATCCGGCTGGTAACCGCTACCGGCCACGATGGCCTGTTTGCCGCAGCCGGTGTCGCAAAAGTCAGCCCCACTGAACCGCGCTTCGAAGATGCTTTCGTCGACATGCTGGGTGGAGGGCCAGGTGGTCGCTCGAGGCTTGCAGAGGCGCAGAAACCTGTGACCGGCAAGGACGACAGCCCGGTGATCGTAGCGAAAGGCCTTACCAAACGCTTCGGCGACTTCACAGCAGCCGACGACATTACGTTCGACATCCCGCGCGGCCAGATATTCGGGCTGCTCGGGCCGAACGGCGCGGGCAAATCAACGACATTCAAGATGCTGTGCGGACTTTTGAGGCCGACGAGCGGCGAAGGAAAGGTGGCCGGTTTTGATCTGCGCCGCGATGCAGCAGAGGCACGTAACCGCCTCGGCTACATGGCGCAGAAATTCTCGCTTTATGGCGATCTCAGCGTCGCTCAGAATCTTGATTTCTTTGCCGGCGTCTATGGATTGAGCGGCCCGCGCAAGCGCGAGCGCACGCAGCTGATGACGTCCATCTTCGATCTTCAATCGCGTCTTGCAATGTCCGCAAAGGACCTGCCGCTCGGGCTCAAGCAGAGGCTGGCGCTTGCCTGCGCCGTTATGCATGAACCTGAGGCGCTCTTTCTCGACGAACCCACATCAGGCGTCGATCCGATCACGCGCCGCGAATTCTGGACACATATCAACGGGCTCGTGGAAATGGGCGTCACAGTCCTCGTCACCACGCATTTCATGGACGAGGCCGAGTATTGCGATCGCATTTCGCTGATTTATCGAGGCCGTTCGATCGCACTCGGTACGCCGGACGAGCTGAAGGCGCGTTGTTCAAATGCGGACAACCCCGATCCGACGATGGAGGACGCGTTCATCGCGCTTGTTCAAGCCTGGCAGGAGAGGATTGCGGCATGA